The Micropterus dolomieu isolate WLL.071019.BEF.003 ecotype Adirondacks linkage group LG14, ASM2129224v1, whole genome shotgun sequence DNA segment TAAAACTAATATTGTGCACTGACTTTAGGTGAGGCATAAAAACTTAGAGAGACGGCTGAGGAAActagaaaagaaacaaatttgTGAGCTCGAAGAGGGTTGAGGCCCAGCCTAACGCTTACATGGTGCAACTCTTAGATGAGGTGTTGCCAAGGGAGGAGTTTTGGCCCGGGGAGGAAGGCTTTCACACTGAAATGCtgatatactattatatgaaattataatgaatatagtaattaaTAGATTAaaactaacagtatactattaactgaacattatacctttttattaatgttataatattatactactCATTTATACTTGTTCCTTCACTGTGGCAAAATCAGTATTTTTGGACCGgtgtcaacatttttttaactttgttgagaaatacacatttcaaaatgtcagtattttatgttttttttttttgttgcttccatccatccatcatcaaccacttatcctgcgtacagggttgcggggggctggagacATTGGACGAAAGGCTGGGTACACCCTGgtcaggtcgccagtccatctaCACATTGACAAaaaaccactcacacctaaggacagttttagagacaccaattaacctagcctgcatgtctttggacagtgggaggacgccggagagaacccacgcggagaacatgcaaactccacgcagaaaaggctggggcaaccagggtttgaacccacaaccttcttacTGTgtggcgacagtgctaaccactgaacCACTGCGGCTGTCTCATATTGTCCACAATAGGTCTAATTGTAATATATGAccttctccaaatcgtgcatcCGTGCCGTGTTCACTGCTACGCTATATAATGCATGTTAAGTTAACATTATGAGTCCCCGGAGGGAGAAGAGTTGCTTTGGTATGCTGCTCCAGCTGGGAAAAGTTGTGGTTCCGTTGTCGAATGATGCAGTCTGGGCAGTGTTCCGATTATGCAGGTCAGACAAAATGAACGCTCCATCATTTGTTCGGCTTACAGAGTTAACAGCCCAGCGTTAACTGGCTTTATTGCTCCTGTTGCTTGTAAAGTTAGCTGGCTGACTTTGTGTAATAGCTGCTGTAAGACAAAGAGATTGGTTCGGTGGGTCTGTTTCAAGCAGACTACACGGCAGAGGAGACCTCTGTCCTGAGGTTCGAGAGCTGagtttgaacaacaaaaggtgaGCCGCTGTTTTTGATATCTGGTTGCAGGATAGTCAGGGGGATATCGGTTATAGGAAGTGACCGGAGGAGAGGTGCAACTGTGAACGTCATGgcttaaatttcaaaataaaggttcAGTTTTTCACCCAAAGAACGAATGAATCTATGGAGTCCAGTGCATGCATTTAGAATAAGTGGGAGTGTTCTGCTTGTattaatgaaaaacacatttgatttcCTCTCTTACAGGTATCAGCAGTTTTACAACTATGGAAGAAGACCTCACAATACCTCATGATTCTGCCAAAAACTGCAACATATCAGTAGCAGaggatgaaaaagaaaaggtaaaAGACTTTGTGTATAAGCATTTCAGAGAAGTGACAGATGGATCACTCTTCAATAATGCAGAAGAATCTTCTATTAAGGACCATGGGAGTTCCACCAAGAAGGATAAACAAACTCTCAATAAAACCCATTGTAAAATTCACCAGGGGGCTGTTTTCTCCGGCAAGATTCTGAGTTTTGAATGCTCGGTGTGTAAAGATGATTCAACATATAGCCCTAATGATCTCCTTAAACATTTTCGAGCAGCTCATAAAGGAACACTTCCTACATACCCTTGTGACCTGTGCGGGTTTGTCACGAATGAGTTCCCTGCTCTTCAACGCCATCGGATTGAGCACAGGAATACTCTGGTTACATGTGAGCTCTGCAACGACGATGTTCAGTACTCTCTGCTTCTGCTTACCAGACACTACATCATGTGTCATAGTCTAAATGGACAGTTTAACTGTGACTGGTGTGAGTTTACAACTGTGGATGCAGGTACATTCGTCCAGCACATCCATCATCATAATGAGAGTCCTTGGAAGTGTTCAAAATGCAGGCACATCAGCATGAATGAAGAGGATCACCAGAAGCATATGAAAGCTCACTTGGGTACATTCCCCTTCACTTGTCAGATATGTGGATATGGTGCAGCAAGGAGCGAGTACCTTAAGAAGCACATGGCAGCTGTACACAAAGAGGAGGCTGAGAGAAGGAATGTATGGAAGGCTATAGAAGACAATGGCACTCCAGCAAATTCATCTGCAAGCTTAAAACTTTTGCTAAAAAAGAGTGGTGAATCCCAGGAGGCTCAGAGGATATCAAAAGTGAACAGTCTTTCTGGGAGTGTATCAAACCAAAATGGCAGGCTAATGAAACCAGAAATATCCTTAGAGGAGACCCACCATTTTGCGGATGGAATTGTAGCaaaaaaggacaacaaaaaTTGGGGCAAAGGCTCTCATAACACAGATCAGTCAATGCCAGTAATGTTACAGGAATGTGACAACTCTGCAAATTCTGATGCTTCAAGCCACGCCAATCCTAATGGACTGACGGTTCTGATGGTTAAGAACAAAATCTCTCTTCCCCCCAACTGCACAACCAAAGTAATGGGATTCAAGATGGTTGATGGCAAAAAACATTTAGTTCTCAAAGTAATACCAACAGCAAAGCAAGACTCATGCATGCAGAACCATTCCTCAGTTGAAGATGTGGGCTCCTCAGCCCCAAATCCTGTGTTGAATAAAAGTAAAGTCTCTATTGAGAATGGGGAACGCTTTGATGGCAAGAGCTCAACATCGCATTGCCTTGCAGTTTCACCAAGAAGTGGATCTTGCCTACATATGGATCAAGATGATATTATGGCTGTAAAAGTaaagactgaggaggaagaAACCTCTGTTTGCAACTTTGATTCCATCCCACACAGAGTTGATGTTGAGGAACAGACTAATCCTATGCTAAATAGATCTTTGACTTGTGCAGATACGTTATATCCCATGACAAATGAGTTTGATCATGTGTGCGCCCAAAGTCACCCAAGTCAAAACACCTGCTCAGAGAGAAGTAAGTTTGATATCTCAATCTCAACATGTAACTCTGATGCAAACAGCCAAAAAAGCAGCAATACTGTGTGTGCCGGTAAGGTCACTGGTTTATCTCCACCTTCAAAAGTTGCTCAGGAAACATTACTTTCCAAACAAATCTCGAGAAAAACAGTTGAAAACTGTGGGGCAGCAGATGAGTTATCAATGACTGATACAGTAGCAGACAACTCTTCCTTTAACACTATAGAAAATGAAGATCAATCTTCTCACAGTACTCCCGAAAAGGATAACCCTAACAGGgttagaactgaaattaaatataaaaatggccAGCAAATCTTTAAGAAGCCTTCAACAAACCAGCCTCCGTCAGAGTCATCCCCACCTATTCCAGGCAGCAGCAGAGAAAGTGCCATGGGTTCTGAAAACTGCTCACAAAATTCACCAAACCAAGAAGTATTTACTTTTCACAATTATTCCAAGGAGACATTCAGCACATCACCTAACACTACCCAAAATATTGCCCATATGTCTGAACATTCAGCAGAAAAAGAACTTATTTGCGAGTCATCTCAGTTTAGCTTGACTTTGGCAGAGTCTCCAGAACCAATCACAGAAAGTGGCAATGGAGAAGACTCAATTCAAGAAAATATTTGGGAGGGCATAAGCAAAGTGTCTGATAGTGATATTGAGGTTGATGAGTGCATAGCTAGTGTTGATAATTCTCCAACGGAGGATGAAAATCCTGAGTCAGTGCTCCAAGACTTtaatattatcaaaatagagGAGGAGAGCATTCCTATATCCAAAAAACAGTCAGAAACCAACTGTAGTTCAACTTCCCTGGGCAGTTTTGTGGAGGAACATTCAGACGCAATCATAACCAAACAACTTAATAAAGAAAGAGTTGGATCTTCTAGTGCAAGCAATGATTCTTTAAAACAAACGAAAACAACTCTACGAATTCTTCAATTGCCAGAGGGTAAGCAATCAGTACTCCTTAGGACTACTGAGAATCGATTTGCCATGCCATTGCAGGTCAAGGCCAACCCAGGTTTCAAACTGATAACGAATTCTGCTAACCCTCAGATCAATTTATCTTACATGAAGCCAGGGTTAGAAAGATCAAGTAACCCTactggcataacccttgctccAAACAGCAGGATAGGTATCTCGGCACCAAAGGCAGGAGCCACTGAAAAAGGGACATCCCTTCTCTCTGCTGTTCAACCAGGTGTTAGCACCACCTCAAGTCACTACTTTATCAACAGCCCAACTTTTAAGGGTCCTGTACTCCTTTCAAGCACACCGCATAATACACCTACAGACAAGACAGCAAAGACGCAGCCAACTTGCTACTTAGTTCAGAGGTCTGTTCCATTTGTTCAGACCCCCAGTACTCCTGGGCTCAGATTGGCAAGTGCACAATTACCACTGAACTCACGGCCAGTTCTGGCCATGCCCATGAGCTCTGCAGACAAACCCAGCACTCTGCAGACTGGTCGTCAGGCGTTCTTGCTCCGATACATCTCTCCACCCAAATCAGGCGTACTATTGAACAACCAAGATGCAAAGACTGGGGCTCAGTATAGCCAAACCAGTGACAGTACTGGAAACAAAGTCATATTTAAAATTGTCACTCCTTCTGGTAGCCTCCTTACAAGTGGCGCTCCCACCTCAAGCAGTCAGCCTTTGTTTTTGGCCACCAGACCTCAGACCCAGTGTTTTTTAGTGTCATCAAACAAAACTAATGCAAAAGCCTCAAGCGGAGTAAAGAAACTGATCACCATACAAAATACTGCACAGAAAGATGTCAAGGAATCTTGCATTTCACCCTCTCAGATGAATGTAAAGGTACCACAGTGTGAAGCAGAGAAACCTATCCTAGCCCCAAGGCCGATTCGGCCTCCAAGCCAAAGGAAAAGGCGCAGGAAACCATTATTTGATGAGCTTCCAACAACGGTGCATAAAGCTAGAAGACTCACAAATAAAGTACTGACTGAGAGAGAGACTACTGTGTTATGGAAGCCTGTAGCCAAAGAA contains these protein-coding regions:
- the si:ch211-214e3.5 gene encoding zinc finger protein 518A codes for the protein MEEDLTIPHDSAKNCNISVAEDEKEKVKDFVYKHFREVTDGSLFNNAEESSIKDHGSSTKKDKQTLNKTHCKIHQGAVFSGKILSFECSVCKDDSTYSPNDLLKHFRAAHKGTLPTYPCDLCGFVTNEFPALQRHRIEHRNTLVTCELCNDDVQYSLLLLTRHYIMCHSLNGQFNCDWCEFTTVDAGTFVQHIHHHNESPWKCSKCRHISMNEEDHQKHMKAHLGTFPFTCQICGYGAARSEYLKKHMAAVHKEEAERRNVWKAIEDNGTPANSSASLKLLLKKSGESQEAQRISKVNSLSGSVSNQNGRLMKPEISLEETHHFADGIVAKKDNKNWGKGSHNTDQSMPVMLQECDNSANSDASSHANPNGLTVLMVKNKISLPPNCTTKVMGFKMVDGKKHLVLKVIPTAKQDSCMQNHSSVEDVGSSAPNPVLNKSKVSIENGERFDGKSSTSHCLAVSPRSGSCLHMDQDDIMAVKVKTEEEETSVCNFDSIPHRVDVEEQTNPMLNRSLTCADTLYPMTNEFDHVCAQSHPSQNTCSERSKFDISISTCNSDANSQKSSNTVCAGKVTGLSPPSKVAQETLLSKQISRKTVENCGAADELSMTDTVADNSSFNTIENEDQSSHSTPEKDNPNRVRTEIKYKNGQQIFKKPSTNQPPSESSPPIPGSSRESAMGSENCSQNSPNQEVFTFHNYSKETFSTSPNTTQNIAHMSEHSAEKELICESSQFSLTLAESPEPITESGNGEDSIQENIWEGISKVSDSDIEVDECIASVDNSPTEDENPESVLQDFNIIKIEEESIPISKKQSETNCSSTSLGSFVEEHSDAIITKQLNKERVGSSSASNDSLKQTKTTLRILQLPEGKQSVLLRTTENRFAMPLQVKANPGFKLITNSANPQINLSYMKPGLERSSNPTGITLAPNSRIGISAPKAGATEKGTSLLSAVQPGVSTTSSHYFINSPTFKGPVLLSSTPHNTPTDKTAKTQPTCYLVQRSVPFVQTPSTPGLRLASAQLPLNSRPVLAMPMSSADKPSTLQTGRQAFLLRYISPPKSGVLLNNQDAKTGAQYSQTSDSTGNKVIFKIVTPSGSLLTSGAPTSSSQPLFLATRPQTQCFLVSSNKTNAKASSGVKKLITIQNTAQKDVKESCISPSQMNVKVPQCEAEKPILAPRPIRPPSQRKRRRKPLFDELPTTVHKARRLTNKVLTERETTVLWKPVAKEVERKLRLAPFSSLQQVKCPRRYQPVVVLNHPDADIPEVANIMKVVTRYKGAVTKVSLSQKTIEALSELGALGKNTSIKGVSSHSDDPRPRPVRSSVRERFLLKLKLRKKSKKKYEVVETLSGCRQEPVVFDCWFCGRLFNSQEHWIGHGQRHLMEATRDWNKLF